The DNA segment CACAGCGGCAGCTGGTCGCGGTGGTGGGGCGAGCCGGGGACGCCCGAGGCGCCGAACGGCACCACCCAGCGGCTGTCCTCGCGGCGGGCCAGGTCCCAGACGTAACGGGCGGCCGGACCGCGCGCCGCGAGGTCGGTGAGACCGGGCACGGAGGAGGTGCACAGCACGCAGTCGTGGTCGCCGGACAGCGCGGGTTCGTCGTACGGCGTCGTGGGCGGCAGGGCCCGCCAGGGTGCCAGCCGGTGGGTGTCGCCCCAGGTGCCGCTCGGAGTACCGGCCGGATGCCGGGCGGCCACTTCCTCCAGCACCGCGCGTACCGCCGACGGACGGTCGATGCCGTACAACTCCTTCGCCGTCAGGAGGTGTTCGAGCGCGTAGCCGATCCGCGGTACCAGCGCGAGCCAGGGCTGGAACACCTCCGGGTAGGCCGGGGGCGAGGTCAGCCCGGCGAACGCGGGGTCCGCCGCCAGCCGCCGTACGAGCGCGCCGCGCACCGCCGCGTAAAGCGCCGCACCGGCACTGTCCGCGTCCATGTGCCGGTCCCAGGCCAGCAGCCGGTCGCGCAGGCCGGCCGCCGGTCCGGTCAGGCCGTCGAGGGCGGCCACGTGATCGAGGAGGGCGGCGGCGGAGGTGAGGTGGGTGTCCGTGTGGAGGGCGGGCATCCCGGCGGCCGACCAGCGTTCCCGCCGTGCGAGCAGCGCGGCGATACGGTCGGCGCGGTGCGGCGCGGCGAACTCGACGCCGAGCGGGGCCGCCGGGCCGCGCTGGTTGGCCATCACGGCGACGCCGCCGGTCAGTCCGGCGCGCGGCGACTCGTGCCAGCCGTCCCAGTCGTGGCCGGGTTCCCACGCGGGCACCGGACGGATCCGGTTGGCCTCGGCCCGGACCGGCACCCGGCCGGCCACCCGGTACAGGGTGCCGCCCTCGGTGTCGGCGGCCTGGACCACGTTGACCGGCTCGGCCCACAGGTCGAGGGCCCGGTCCACGTCGGCGACCCGGCGGGCCCTCAGCAGCGGCAGCAGGGCGCCGAACCCCAGGTCCCCGGTGACGCGGGGCGGGTAGCGCAGGGCGACGGCGACGGGGGGCGCGCCGGGTTCGGACACCCCGTCGTCGAGGCCCTCGGGGCCGCCGATGACCACCGGCCCCCGGCCGGTCTCGATCACCTCGACCTCGGCCGGGTCCTCGCCGGCGACCTCGATGGTCTCGGTGTGCCGGGCGGCCCGGTGCCAGACGCCGTCCGGGCCGAGCGCCTCCACCCCGGCGCCGGTACGGCGCAACTGCTCCCGGTAGAGGTCCTGGTAGTCGGCCATGGCGTTGGTGACCGCCCAGGCGACCGTGTCGGTGTGGCCGAAGTGGGCGATGCCGGGGACGCCGGGCACGGCGAGGCCGACGACGTCGAACTCCGGGCAGGACAGGTGGATCTGCTGGTAGACGCCGGGGTCCTCGACGAAGCGGTGCGGGTCCCCCGCGATCACCGCCTGCCCGGTCACCGTCCGCTCCCCGGCGACCAGCCAGCCGTTGCTTCCGGAGGTGCCGGGGCCGTCGGCGGCGAACAGCCCCGCGGCGTCCGGCCCGAGCCGCTCCACGGCCTGCTCGCGCCAGAGCTTCGCGGGGAACCCGGCGAACAGGATGTGCGTGGCGAGCCACACCGCGAGCGGCGTCCAGGGCTCCCAGCGGCCGGGCACGAGGGCGGCACGGGCGAACTCGGGGGCCGGGGAGGGGGAAGTGCCCGGGGCCGCCGCCGAGGCCAGTCCTTCGTTGACCCCCTCCCCGTACGCCCGGAGCCACTGTCCCGTCTCCGGGTCCCGCCGGTCCAGTTCGGCAAGGCAGCGGCGGGCCGTGTCGGCCAGGCGGACACGACGGGCGAAACGGTCCCAGGGGAGGGCCCCGGGGCCGAGGAAGGACGCCGAGGTGCCCTGCGCCCTGTGTCGTTCGGTCTCCAGCTGCCAGGCCCGGTCGAGGGCGGTGACCCGGCCCTGGACACGGGCGAGTTCGACGGCGTCACCCGCGCGCAGATGCGGAATGCCCCAGGCGTCCCGGAAGATCTCGCCGGTCACTGTGCCCCCATTCACTTTAGGTTAGGCTCCCCTAAGTAAGCTGTGGCGGAATCGTACGCGAAAGGTGAACGGACGATGGGGCAGGGGCGGGGTTGGGAGGGCGCGGTCCTCAAGTTGATGCGCGCCAAGGACTTCGAGTTCACGGTGACACGCGCCGAGGACATCACCTCCGACTACCGGCGGCTGCGCTTGACCGACGGCGGCATGCTCGCCGCGACCGGCGTCCACCCGACGATGTGGGTGCGGCTGTGGTTCGACAACGCGGGCAGACCGCACCAGCGGGCGTACACCCTCGTCGACCCCGACCCGGCGACCGGCACCTTCGGCCTGGAGTTCGCCCTGCACGAGGGGTGCGCCAGCGACTGGGCACGGGCGGCGAAGCCCGGCGACACCGTCGAGGCGACCGTGCAGGGCACGGGCTTCGACGTGCCCGGCCCCGCCCCCTCGCACGTCTTCGCGGTGGGCGACCCGGCCTCCCTCCCGGCGATCAACTCCCTGCTGGGCGCTCTGGGATCCGCACCGGCGACCATCTGGTTCGAGGGCACCCTGGAGGGGCTGCCCCGCCTCGCCGACCCGGAGCGGCACGAGGTGCGCGAGGTCCCGCGCCTCGGCTCCGGCACCCACCTCGTCGAGCAGGTCCGGGCGGAGCTGCCCGAGCTGCTGCGGGCCCACCCCGACCCGTACGTCTGGGTCGCCTGCGACACCGCGACCACCCGGACGCTGTCGGCGTTCCTGCGCAGGGAACTGGGCGTGCCCAAGCAGCGGATGCACGCCCTGGGGTACTGGCGCGCGAACTGACCGCACCCGAATTCGGACACACGAGCCCTCTTTGACGGAAATCAGTCAAGATCTGTACGCACTTGCCCGTGCCGCCGCAGCCAGGAGGCTGCGCCCGGAACGTCTGGGCCGGTAGGCTTCCCGTGTGATCTTCAAGCGCATCGGAAACGGCCGGCCGTACCCCGACCACGGCCGGGAAAGCACCCGGTCGTGGGCGGACGTCGCACCGCGCCCGGTCCGCCTCGATCAGCTCGTCACGACGAAGCAGCAGCTCGACCTCGAGACCCTCCTCGCCGAGGACTCGACCTTCTACGGCGACCTCTTCGCGCACGTCGTGAAATGGCAGGGCGATCTGTACCTGGAGGACGGGC comes from the Streptomyces sp. KMM 9044 genome and includes:
- a CDS encoding penicillin acylase family protein; the encoded protein is MTGEIFRDAWGIPHLRAGDAVELARVQGRVTALDRAWQLETERHRAQGTSASFLGPGALPWDRFARRVRLADTARRCLAELDRRDPETGQWLRAYGEGVNEGLASAAAPGTSPSPAPEFARAALVPGRWEPWTPLAVWLATHILFAGFPAKLWREQAVERLGPDAAGLFAADGPGTSGSNGWLVAGERTVTGQAVIAGDPHRFVEDPGVYQQIHLSCPEFDVVGLAVPGVPGIAHFGHTDTVAWAVTNAMADYQDLYREQLRRTGAGVEALGPDGVWHRAARHTETIEVAGEDPAEVEVIETGRGPVVIGGPEGLDDGVSEPGAPPVAVALRYPPRVTGDLGFGALLPLLRARRVADVDRALDLWAEPVNVVQAADTEGGTLYRVAGRVPVRAEANRIRPVPAWEPGHDWDGWHESPRAGLTGGVAVMANQRGPAAPLGVEFAAPHRADRIAALLARRERWSAAGMPALHTDTHLTSAAALLDHVAALDGLTGPAAGLRDRLLAWDRHMDADSAGAALYAAVRGALVRRLAADPAFAGLTSPPAYPEVFQPWLALVPRIGYALEHLLTAKELYGIDRPSAVRAVLEEVAARHPAGTPSGTWGDTHRLAPWRALPPTTPYDEPALSGDHDCVLCTSSVPGLTDLAARGPAARYVWDLARREDSRWVVPFGASGVPGSPHHRDQLPLWLAGDLVPVVTDWDGLRREDVVRAPHGETGEHGERERNDESQEETGA
- a CDS encoding siderophore-interacting protein, giving the protein MGQGRGWEGAVLKLMRAKDFEFTVTRAEDITSDYRRLRLTDGGMLAATGVHPTMWVRLWFDNAGRPHQRAYTLVDPDPATGTFGLEFALHEGCASDWARAAKPGDTVEATVQGTGFDVPGPAPSHVFAVGDPASLPAINSLLGALGSAPATIWFEGTLEGLPRLADPERHEVREVPRLGSGTHLVEQVRAELPELLRAHPDPYVWVACDTATTRTLSAFLRRELGVPKQRMHALGYWRAN
- a CDS encoding type II toxin-antitoxin system VapB family antitoxin gives rise to the protein MIFKRIGNGRPYPDHGRESTRSWADVAPRPVRLDQLVTTKQQLDLETLLAEDSTFYGDLFAHVVKWQGDLYLEDGLHRAVRAALQQRQVLHARVLELELD